Proteins encoded within one genomic window of uncultured Desulfobacter sp.:
- a CDS encoding prepilin-type N-terminal cleavage/methylation domain-containing protein yields the protein MNNFLTHFYFHPGFRRVSQNGFSLIEVLVSVLIIGIVVTGFEQVLGGFLATHQYTKQTSLLLNQGRFAMDRMVAVTRETAVIDYPAQGSSDEEFRVTERLLDMVNNTNKKYVADGDGVPDADNDADGLMDNDPGANDDVELVTFVLDKSQSDNWKLIETFPDYTTSSMTDSLPQRTLCEHVTQFTCTVLTANLVEFELTIENQGKTIYLKTRAVAGRVES from the coding sequence ATGAATAATTTCCTGACCCACTTTTATTTTCATCCTGGGTTCCGCCGGGTGTCTCAAAACGGATTTTCCCTGATTGAGGTACTGGTTTCGGTCTTGATTATCGGCATTGTGGTCACGGGATTTGAGCAGGTATTAGGCGGCTTCCTTGCAACCCACCAGTATACAAAACAGACATCTCTTTTACTCAACCAAGGGCGGTTTGCCATGGACCGTATGGTGGCTGTTACCCGGGAAACCGCCGTTATTGATTATCCGGCCCAAGGCAGTTCGGATGAAGAATTCAGGGTAACGGAACGCCTTTTGGACATGGTGAACAATACCAATAAAAAATACGTTGCCGACGGAGACGGTGTTCCAGATGCAGACAATGATGCCGACGGTCTGATGGACAATGATCCCGGTGCCAACGATGACGTGGAACTGGTAACTTTTGTATTAGACAAAAGCCAAAGCGACAACTGGAAGCTCATTGAGACCTTTCCCGATTATACGACGTCCAGCATGACCGATTCCCTGCCCCAAAGGACCCTTTGTGAGCATGTGACCCAGTTTACCTGCACCGTATTGACCGCCAATCTGGTGGAATTTGAACTCACCATAGAAAACCAGGGCAAAACCATCTATCTGAAAACCCGGGCTGTGGCCGGAAGGGTTGAATCATGA
- a CDS encoding FAD-dependent oxidoreductase yields MRRKVLIIGGVACGPKAASRIKRLDPDTEVTILEKGELLSYAGCGLPYYISGQVQNGDDLMTTPAGVVRDPNFFKMVKDIQVKNHTLAESIDRENKIVQAVDLTTGNKIDYEYDALVLSVGSQFKKPPFPGIDLAGVHFLQTVEDAKGIRDENGPLEGKNAVVIGAGLIGLEATESLKAQGMNITMVEMADQAMGNMFDHEMVYHLHNELKKNGVELKTLETVREIKGNDQSTVQSVVTDKGEYPADLVLVAVGVNPNTQLAKEAGLDIGETGAIRVDSSMRTSDPNIYAGGDCVENVSIITGKPMFAPMGSTANKHGRIIGDNICGISSEFKGICGTAICRVFGINVSRTGLTEKQAKDMGYDCVTVLSPAPDKPHFLDEAKLIIVKLVVDKATHKLLGAQIVGPGDVAKRMEVVVANIASGSKVTDIAQYDLAYAPPFSPAMDNIITAANIAENKLYNIGSSLTPVEVQAKIENGDDFIFLDVRSPKEFEQMRIEDTRIKLLPLGQLRNCLMDLPMDKEIIAFCKISLRGYEAERILTGAGYKNVKYMDGGVVCWPYKKFVA; encoded by the coding sequence GTGAGAAGAAAAGTACTGATTATCGGTGGCGTTGCATGCGGTCCTAAAGCCGCTTCCCGGATTAAACGACTCGACCCGGACACTGAAGTAACCATTCTTGAAAAAGGCGAACTGCTCTCCTATGCAGGATGTGGATTGCCATATTATATTTCCGGACAGGTTCAAAATGGCGATGATTTGATGACTACCCCGGCAGGTGTTGTCAGGGATCCTAATTTTTTTAAAATGGTTAAAGATATTCAGGTCAAAAATCATACCCTGGCCGAATCCATTGACCGTGAAAACAAAATTGTTCAAGCCGTTGATCTTACAACCGGAAATAAAATTGACTATGAATATGACGCCCTTGTCCTTTCCGTAGGAAGCCAGTTCAAAAAACCGCCGTTTCCCGGCATTGATCTGGCAGGGGTGCATTTTCTTCAAACAGTGGAAGATGCAAAAGGCATCAGAGATGAGAACGGCCCCCTGGAAGGGAAAAATGCCGTGGTGATTGGTGCCGGGCTCATCGGCCTTGAGGCCACGGAATCTTTGAAGGCCCAGGGGATGAACATTACCATGGTCGAAATGGCAGACCAGGCCATGGGAAATATGTTTGATCATGAAATGGTGTATCACCTTCATAATGAACTTAAGAAAAACGGGGTTGAACTCAAAACCTTGGAAACGGTCCGGGAAATTAAAGGAAATGACCAATCGACAGTTCAATCCGTTGTCACAGACAAGGGAGAATACCCTGCAGATTTGGTCCTGGTTGCTGTGGGTGTAAATCCCAATACCCAGCTTGCAAAAGAGGCCGGCCTTGATATTGGTGAGACCGGCGCTATCCGGGTGGACAGTTCCATGCGAACCTCAGATCCCAATATATATGCCGGTGGGGACTGTGTTGAAAACGTCTCCATTATCACAGGAAAACCCATGTTTGCACCCATGGGGTCTACTGCCAACAAACACGGCAGAATCATCGGCGATAATATTTGTGGCATATCTTCTGAATTCAAGGGGATTTGTGGTACGGCCATCTGCCGGGTTTTCGGCATCAATGTCTCCCGAACAGGCCTGACTGAAAAACAGGCTAAAGATATGGGCTATGACTGCGTTACCGTATTAAGCCCAGCCCCTGATAAGCCCCACTTTCTTGACGAGGCCAAACTGATTATTGTTAAACTGGTGGTGGACAAAGCAACCCATAAACTTTTAGGTGCCCAGATCGTGGGCCCCGGCGATGTGGCAAAACGTATGGAAGTGGTTGTGGCCAATATTGCGTCCGGATCCAAAGTAACCGACATTGCCCAGTATGATCTGGCCTATGCACCACCCTTTTCCCCTGCCATGGACAATATCATTACAGCGGCAAATATTGCTGAAAACAAACTGTATAATATCGGCAGTTCATTGACACCTGTGGAGGTCCAGGCCAAAATAGAAAACGGCGATGATTTCATATTCCTTGATGTGCGTTCACCCAAGGAGTTCGAGCAGATGCGCATTGAAGATACCAGGATTAAACTGCTCCCCTTGGGTCAGTTGAGAAACTGCTTGATGGATTTGCCAATGGATAAGGAGATTATCGCGTTTTGCAAAATCTCTTTACGCGGCTATGAAGCCGAACGTATTCTGACCGGCGCAGGATACAAAAACGTAAAATATATGGACGGCGGTGTGGTGTGCTGGCCATATAAAAAATTTGTTGCATAA
- a CDS encoding PilN domain-containing protein, with the protein MAIRDINMLPLDVLEKSMQYRLFKFWAQWLVLVLIIVLACCAGSYRWIQLQKRNLPLPLDTRQSVSQELDKINDFRSRIAALQEKHQTLARIVKKQVFYDTIAIFAGCLNHETWIDQLSIKRDEQGSDQFILTCNGFSLNHNTLGLFLDQIAKVPRIKEVELNESGTGSPDTELRPDFPRAVRFSISCIMTRMPPQ; encoded by the coding sequence ATGGCGATAAGAGACATCAACATGCTGCCCCTGGATGTTCTGGAAAAATCGATGCAATACCGGCTGTTCAAATTCTGGGCCCAATGGCTGGTTCTGGTACTTATCATTGTCTTGGCCTGTTGTGCCGGTAGTTATCGCTGGATTCAGCTACAAAAAAGAAACCTGCCCCTCCCCCTTGACACTAGGCAGTCCGTTTCCCAGGAACTGGACAAAATCAATGATTTTCGCAGTCGGATAGCCGCCCTTCAGGAAAAACACCAGACGCTGGCTCGCATTGTCAAAAAACAGGTATTTTACGATACCATTGCCATATTTGCAGGCTGCCTGAACCATGAAACCTGGATCGACCAACTCTCCATCAAGCGCGATGAACAAGGATCTGACCAGTTCATTTTGACTTGTAACGGATTTTCCCTGAATCACAACACTCTGGGGTTGTTCCTGGATCAGATCGCCAAAGTTCCCCGGATCAAAGAGGTAGAGCTCAACGAATCTGGAACCGGAAGCCCAGATACTGAATTACGGCCTGATTTTCCCCGGGCCGTGCGGTTCAGTATTTCCTGCATCATGACCCGGATGCCCCCGCAATGA
- a CDS encoding NHL repeat-containing protein, producing the protein MLLMVLMAVSVFSVNYYTATQQRMTMNHQAAVQEDFRREAVLQESLWQVLSNPCYRTDATGETYTFDGVDFNRKILNSSLSNHEDVVLFEVMSQGSTKSLNRGYRYFCDAITGEVQPQPGATSDLNKPEGIALDADGNLFIADKENNRIVKRDSDGNLTLFAGTETAGYSGDGGAATSAMLNKPAGVCVDPTGNVYIADTENHRIRMVDSSGMITTVAGTGTAGYAVNGGYAVNAELNTPNDLFYHAASASLYIVDKENSCIRQINNSGIITTIAGTPEVAGDSGDDGDSTLAQLNTPRGIFVTPAGVLYIADTENSRIRKVESGIITTVAGSSQSGFKGDDGDATSARLDTPWNIALDTSGNLYIADTGNHRIRRVCASDGIIQTIAGTSSGFTDNVEAVEAQFNTPSAIALPSIMEGKTFFVSDKENSTIRIISFEIDNRF; encoded by the coding sequence ATGCTTTTAATGGTGCTCATGGCGGTGTCTGTTTTTTCCGTCAATTATTACACCGCCACCCAACAGCGCATGACCATGAATCACCAGGCCGCTGTCCAGGAGGATTTCAGGCGGGAGGCCGTTCTCCAGGAATCTTTGTGGCAGGTGCTGTCCAACCCCTGCTACCGAACGGATGCAACCGGGGAGACCTATACCTTTGACGGGGTTGACTTTAACCGAAAAATTTTGAATTCAAGCCTGAGCAATCACGAAGACGTGGTGTTGTTCGAGGTGATGTCCCAAGGAAGCACTAAGTCGCTTAACCGTGGATACCGGTATTTCTGTGATGCCATTACCGGAGAAGTACAGCCCCAGCCCGGTGCTACATCGGATCTCAATAAACCGGAAGGCATTGCTTTGGACGCTGATGGGAATCTGTTCATTGCCGATAAAGAGAATAACCGTATCGTGAAACGAGACAGTGACGGGAACCTGACATTATTTGCCGGTACCGAAACAGCCGGGTACAGCGGTGACGGGGGAGCGGCCACCAGTGCCATGCTCAATAAACCGGCCGGGGTATGTGTGGATCCGACCGGGAATGTATACATTGCCGATACGGAAAATCACCGGATCAGGATGGTTGATTCGTCCGGCATGATCACCACAGTGGCAGGAACCGGCACCGCAGGCTATGCGGTCAACGGTGGATATGCCGTCAATGCAGAACTGAACACGCCCAATGATCTGTTTTATCACGCCGCTTCAGCCAGCCTTTACATAGTGGATAAAGAGAATTCATGCATCCGTCAGATCAACAATTCCGGCATCATCACGACAATCGCGGGAACACCGGAGGTGGCCGGAGACTCCGGGGACGACGGGGATTCAACCCTGGCCCAACTCAACACCCCCCGGGGCATTTTTGTCACCCCGGCCGGGGTTTTGTACATTGCCGACACAGAGAATTCCAGGATTCGCAAGGTTGAGTCCGGCATCATCACCACCGTGGCCGGAAGCAGTCAAAGCGGGTTTAAAGGAGATGATGGTGATGCCACATCTGCACGGCTTGACACCCCCTGGAATATTGCCTTGGACACCAGCGGCAATCTATATATTGCAGATACTGGAAATCACCGGATCAGGCGGGTCTGCGCCTCCGACGGTATTATCCAAACCATCGCCGGCACAAGCTCGGGCTTTACCGATAATGTTGAGGCGGTTGAAGCTCAATTTAATACCCCCAGTGCCATTGCCCTGCCCTCAATTATGGAGGGAAAAACATTTTTTGTCAGTGACAAAGAGAACAGCACCATTCGAATCATTTCTTTTGAAATTGATAATAGGTTTTAG
- a CDS encoding spore photoproduct lyase family protein, with protein MIRPTRVFIDKDLDRTPEIEYLISKVKTAPEPVADSKPVYDLINQADDPVGFAKKVLYITTNKGALIRQCPGTSHYTCCDYTIFHCGTFCTMDCSYCILQAYFHPPVLQYFAGFDQYAAALDPVFCGDTILRIGTGEYTDSLIWEPVSLMPKFLVEKFAAQDRAVLELKTKTVNIDSLLDLEHNQKTILSWSVNTPEMIASQERGTASLAARLKAAAKAVSKGFRVAFHFDPIFLYPGCENAYEKVIEAIFDHVSPKDVVWISIGTFRFMPHLKSIIEARFPKSTIPYGEFITGLDNKMRYFKPLRIAMYQRLAAVFKQIAPDVAVYFCMEDEEVWMKTFGFFPGKPKALAHMLDRAAADRCKLDNSLL; from the coding sequence ATGATTCGTCCAACCCGGGTATTCATCGACAAGGATCTGGATCGGACACCGGAAATTGAGTACCTGATTTCAAAAGTTAAAACAGCACCGGAGCCTGTTGCGGACTCAAAACCTGTGTACGACCTGATTAATCAGGCGGATGATCCTGTGGGTTTTGCCAAAAAGGTGCTTTATATCACCACAAATAAGGGCGCCCTGATTCGCCAGTGCCCGGGAACCAGCCACTACACCTGCTGTGATTACACTATTTTTCATTGCGGTACGTTTTGCACCATGGACTGTTCCTACTGCATTTTGCAGGCCTATTTTCATCCCCCTGTGCTTCAATATTTTGCAGGCTTTGACCAGTACGCTGCTGCATTGGACCCGGTTTTTTGCGGGGACACTATTTTGCGCATCGGGACCGGCGAGTACACGGACTCCCTGATCTGGGAACCGGTCAGCTTGATGCCCAAATTTTTGGTTGAAAAATTTGCAGCCCAGGATAGGGCAGTCCTTGAACTGAAAACAAAAACCGTCAATATAGACTCACTTTTAGACTTAGAGCACAACCAAAAGACCATTTTGTCCTGGTCCGTAAATACTCCTGAGATGATCGCTTCCCAAGAGCGGGGTACGGCCTCTCTTGCCGCTAGGCTTAAGGCCGCAGCCAAAGCTGTGTCCAAGGGATTTCGGGTGGCGTTTCATTTTGATCCCATTTTTCTCTATCCCGGGTGTGAAAATGCTTATGAAAAGGTGATTGAAGCCATCTTTGACCATGTCAGTCCCAAAGATGTTGTTTGGATTTCAATTGGGACATTCAGATTCATGCCCCATCTAAAATCCATCATTGAAGCCCGGTTTCCCAAGTCAACCATTCCATATGGTGAATTTATCACAGGGCTCGACAATAAGATGCGCTATTTCAAACCGTTACGCATCGCCATGTACCAGCGCCTTGCCGCTGTCTTCAAGCAGATTGCCCCCGATGTTGCCGTCTATTTTTGCATGGAAGATGAAGAGGTGTGGATGAAAACCTTTGGATTTTTCCCCGGAAAACCCAAAGCGCTTGCCCATATGCTGGACAGGGCCGCCGCAGACCGTTGCAAATTAGACAACAGCCTGCTTTAG
- a CDS encoding SH3 domain-containing protein translates to MNKKKLTPGRFPRKVGWFKKMNPGFLLWGVVIIFLTGSAGIAFCTDKQQVGLPMDQARNEGLKADFPAKESLTLKTCIKEKAKIRKGPSMAYPVLYVLSAGAPLTVLDMQSPWFQVLLPNSTKGWIHKSLVLDGDRLERYLKIRMPEKPARPHKQPRKQGSISLNFRDMNIRDAFSSLAMEFKTNIVLSSDVKGNITLHIFKATLEDAIQSIALAGGFTAQNKNGSFYILKKAPETPKRHMKTFRLNFVEIDQVKEILNALTGLAPIEVHTASKTIFVEDTPENIRRVEEVIGFLDSVPKQVMIEAEILEVALTDDMSFGVDWQHIWTDINVGTNGFSKAVLPDAKGISAIPSDGTGVFANLFAATGTNSTISLAIDALKEKTTVNTISTPKIIAIHGRSARVQVGGQQGYKVTTTNLGVQTETIEFIDTGVILEITPYIDKENNILLNVEPSINTAQIEEGIPVVKSTTVSTSLIARNGETVFIGGLIENADTKIRKSVPVLGDIPLLGNLFGRTVDTQQKTETVVMITPRILDHNEPFEPAPPLSKSGKILSKDIHPDTVPPSSMTSPQ, encoded by the coding sequence ATGAATAAAAAAAAATTAACCCCCGGAAGGTTTCCCCGAAAAGTGGGCTGGTTCAAAAAAATGAATCCCGGTTTTCTGCTGTGGGGCGTGGTGATTATATTTTTGACTGGAAGTGCCGGCATCGCTTTTTGTACGGATAAACAGCAAGTGGGTCTGCCTATGGACCAAGCCCGGAATGAGGGTCTAAAGGCAGACTTTCCGGCAAAAGAGAGCCTGACCCTCAAAACCTGCATCAAAGAAAAAGCAAAAATCCGTAAAGGCCCGTCCATGGCATATCCTGTCCTGTATGTCCTGTCTGCCGGTGCCCCCCTAACGGTTCTTGACATGCAAAGCCCGTGGTTTCAAGTCCTTTTGCCCAATAGTACAAAGGGATGGATCCATAAATCCCTGGTTCTGGATGGGGACCGCCTGGAACGCTATCTTAAAATACGTATGCCCGAAAAGCCCGCACGGCCTCATAAACAACCTCGTAAACAGGGTAGTATTTCCCTGAATTTCAGAGATATGAATATAAGGGATGCTTTTTCATCCCTGGCCATGGAATTTAAAACCAATATTGTGCTGTCATCGGATGTAAAAGGCAATATCACCCTGCATATTTTCAAGGCCACCCTGGAAGATGCCATCCAAAGCATTGCCCTGGCCGGTGGATTCACGGCTCAAAACAAAAACGGATCTTTCTACATTCTTAAAAAAGCACCGGAAACGCCGAAACGGCATATGAAAACCTTCCGGCTCAACTTTGTTGAAATCGACCAGGTCAAGGAAATCCTTAATGCCTTGACCGGCCTTGCGCCCATTGAAGTTCATACAGCCAGCAAAACCATATTTGTGGAGGATACCCCGGAAAACATACGGCGGGTGGAAGAGGTCATCGGCTTTCTTGACAGTGTTCCCAAACAGGTCATGATTGAGGCCGAAATCCTGGAAGTCGCCTTGACCGACGACATGTCCTTTGGGGTTGACTGGCAGCATATCTGGACCGACATCAACGTGGGCACCAATGGTTTTTCCAAAGCGGTCCTGCCCGATGCCAAAGGCATATCTGCCATCCCCTCAGACGGCACCGGTGTATTTGCCAATCTGTTTGCCGCCACAGGCACCAACTCAACCATTTCCCTGGCCATTGATGCATTAAAGGAAAAAACCACGGTCAACACGATATCCACGCCGAAAATCATCGCTATCCACGGCCGGTCAGCCCGGGTCCAGGTCGGAGGGCAGCAGGGGTACAAGGTCACCACTACCAATCTGGGCGTTCAAACAGAAACCATCGAATTTATAGACACCGGCGTTATCCTGGAGATCACCCCATACATTGACAAGGAGAACAACATCCTGCTCAACGTCGAACCCAGCATTAACACCGCACAAATCGAAGAAGGTATTCCCGTGGTCAAGTCCACAACCGTGTCGACCTCGCTCATTGCCCGTAACGGTGAAACCGTGTTCATTGGCGGACTCATAGAGAATGCGGACACAAAAATTCGCAAATCGGTCCCGGTGTTAGGGGATATTCCCCTCCTTGGCAACTTATTCGGACGAACCGTTGACACCCAGCAAAAGACCGAAACCGTGGTCATGATCACCCCCCGGATACTGGACCATAATGAGCCCTTTGAACCGGCGCCCCCACTGTCCAAATCTGGAAAAATTCTATCTAAAGATATTCACCCGGATACCGTCCCCCCATCTTCCATGACATCCCCTCAGTAA
- the pilM gene encoding pilus assembly protein PilM: MTHKAGRYPIAVDTDGQDLFAIQLKDHKGQVCIKAAFHEPLNKKPANSEDVPAPAMSHDTAHPELSGTLKRLKKTKGFSGRRIILHLPMEKMLSFPVNFKLKKDDNQDWALLAEIEKSLPYALEDAVADYPSIYQSGTADQKTAIITAAKKKDVLDLIAPYKKAGFLVEAVDFSPLSLVRIHGFLAQSHEKPDVICHIGRSQSSLIVVGQNRIYALNKFNWGRNKLKDRLDRTLKYDRAAPHALDLLKTYGLEEVTDTRENTKISGIISRILTPPMEELIFEFHKVLGYALAKEQFHSIGNIYFYGLGATVKGLNRYIEQRLNIPATLGTIKNHITWEAPLQTPDMETWALFSPAIGLAARRIPWR; the protein is encoded by the coding sequence ATGACCCACAAAGCCGGCCGATACCCCATTGCGGTTGATACGGATGGACAAGACCTGTTTGCGATCCAGCTAAAGGATCACAAAGGACAGGTATGCATTAAAGCCGCCTTTCATGAACCCTTAAACAAAAAACCGGCAAACAGCGAAGATGTACCGGCCCCGGCAATGAGTCATGATACGGCACACCCGGAACTTTCAGGCACATTAAAACGGCTGAAAAAAACAAAAGGGTTTTCAGGCAGACGTATCATCCTCCATTTGCCCATGGAAAAGATGTTAAGCTTTCCAGTAAATTTTAAGCTCAAAAAGGATGATAACCAGGACTGGGCCCTTTTAGCTGAAATAGAAAAAAGCCTGCCCTATGCCCTGGAAGACGCAGTGGCCGATTATCCCTCTATTTATCAATCCGGGACCGCAGATCAAAAGACAGCCATCATTACCGCAGCCAAAAAAAAGGATGTTCTGGACCTGATCGCCCCTTACAAAAAAGCAGGGTTCCTGGTGGAAGCCGTAGATTTCAGCCCCCTGTCTTTGGTCCGGATACATGGATTTTTGGCACAAAGCCATGAAAAGCCTGACGTAATCTGCCACATCGGCAGGTCTCAATCCAGTCTTATAGTAGTGGGCCAAAACCGGATTTATGCCCTGAATAAGTTTAACTGGGGCCGTAACAAACTCAAGGACCGGCTCGACCGGACCCTGAAATATGACCGGGCGGCGCCCCATGCTTTGGATCTTTTAAAAACTTACGGCCTTGAAGAAGTTACTGATACCAGGGAAAATACCAAAATTTCCGGCATTATTTCAAGAATTCTGACACCGCCCATGGAGGAACTGATTTTTGAATTCCATAAAGTTCTGGGATATGCCCTGGCCAAAGAACAATTTCACAGTATTGGAAACATCTATTTTTACGGCTTAGGTGCAACGGTCAAAGGGTTAAACCGATACATTGAACAGCGTCTCAACATTCCCGCCACCCTGGGAACAATTAAAAATCATATTACCTGGGAGGCGCCTCTCCAGACCCCGGATATGGAAACATGGGCATTGTTCAGCCCGGCAATCGGTCTGGCCGCCAGGAGGATTCCATGGCGATAA
- the pilO gene encoding type 4a pilus biogenesis protein PilO: MKLLPRHIDLMAGLSILVIIVLGGTFCFRIIMENRQKQFIAQQLINKQQTELNLAQNNLAAVKNVLADQQTALNLLNKRIPESADIGLLLSTIHSLVRDRNVTITGFSHEKPVKIRQYYQIQLKLTLQGKFLDIYYIIHKLEALNRLFIIETLNMNHHETQLDGCEALINARIFYNK; the protein is encoded by the coding sequence ATGAAACTGCTGCCCAGGCATATTGATCTGATGGCAGGGCTGTCAATACTTGTCATTATCGTACTTGGCGGCACATTCTGTTTCAGGATAATCATGGAAAACCGCCAGAAACAGTTTATTGCGCAGCAGTTAATAAACAAGCAGCAAACAGAGCTGAACCTGGCCCAAAACAACCTGGCCGCGGTCAAAAATGTCCTGGCTGACCAGCAGACCGCTCTAAACCTTTTGAACAAACGAATTCCTGAATCCGCCGACATCGGCCTTTTGCTGAGCACCATTCATTCATTGGTCCGGGACCGTAACGTGACCATCACCGGCTTCAGCCATGAAAAGCCTGTAAAAATAAGACAATACTATCAGATCCAGCTCAAATTGACCCTGCAGGGCAAATTCCTGGATATCTACTACATTATCCATAAGCTGGAGGCTTTAAACCGATTGTTTATTATTGAAACCCTGAACATGAACCATCATGAGACTCAATTGGATGGCTGCGAGGCACTGATCAATGCCCGTATTTTTTACAATAAATAG
- a CDS encoding phosphoribosylaminoimidazolesuccinocarboxamide synthase — translation MSIIPGTEYEGLPLIRQGKVRDIFDTGDALLMVTTDRLSAFDVVLPDAIPDKGKVLNQISVFWFKQMESIVKNHIISTDVNDYPEEFHRYKDKLEGRSMLVKKAEPMAVECIVRGYISGSGWKSYQSEGHVCNIKLPQGLKESDKLETPLFTPSTKAEIGDHDINIGFDEAVNILGKETADKLRDLSLEIYNRGAAFALEKGIIIADTKFEFGLLDGKIILIDEILTPDSSRFWPLDDYAPGRGQKSFDKQTVRDWLTNSGWGKTPPGPKLPQEIIDNTSKTYKEIYTRLTGKAI, via the coding sequence TTGAGCATTATACCCGGAACAGAATATGAAGGATTGCCGCTGATCAGACAAGGAAAGGTCAGGGACATTTTTGATACGGGCGATGCCCTGCTCATGGTGACAACCGACCGGCTTTCCGCGTTTGACGTGGTGCTGCCCGATGCCATTCCGGACAAGGGTAAGGTATTGAACCAGATTTCGGTGTTCTGGTTTAAGCAGATGGAGAGCATCGTTAAAAATCATATTATCAGCACGGATGTAAATGATTATCCGGAAGAATTTCATAGATATAAAGACAAACTTGAAGGCCGCAGCATGCTGGTCAAAAAAGCTGAGCCCATGGCAGTGGAGTGCATTGTCAGGGGATATATTTCGGGATCGGGCTGGAAATCCTATCAATCCGAAGGCCATGTGTGCAATATCAAGTTGCCCCAAGGACTTAAGGAGTCCGATAAACTTGAAACCCCGCTTTTTACCCCCTCCACCAAAGCTGAAATCGGTGATCATGACATTAACATCGGTTTTGATGAAGCCGTAAACATTCTTGGCAAAGAGACCGCAGACAAACTGCGTGATTTAAGCCTTGAAATTTACAACCGCGGCGCTGCCTTTGCCCTGGAAAAAGGCATTATTATAGCGGACACAAAATTTGAATTTGGCCTGCTTGACGGTAAAATTATCCTGATTGATGAAATTTTGACCCCGGATTCATCCAGGTTCTGGCCTTTGGACGATTATGCCCCCGGCAGAGGGCAGAAAAGTTTTGATAAACAAACCGTCAGGGACTGGCTGACCAATTCAGGCTGGGGCAAAACCCCGCCGGGTCCCAAACTGCCCCAGGAAATTATTGATAATACCAGCAAAACCTACAAGGAAATCTATACCCGGCTGACCGGAAAAGCAATCTGA
- a CDS encoding ParB N-terminal domain-containing protein, producing the protein MTAITLTDIPVSEIDLSDTGFRVTGPHYDIEQLRGSISQYGIMVAPLVLGEPDKYSVVSGFRRIEAARYAGLSRITCRVMPAGKQFDAAIAAVTENAFSRELTASELIRATGLLLRFMDAKDIAKNATSLFNRPMNTGYIKTLSRIHAMPDSVLKLLDQNKISIKACKNLVSMDPDIQTEFLHLFSRIKVSSGIQMEIISWAKEICALEKISLERLIRESPIGTDESDGFEVDVHRDMSALGKQFKAFLAQRRFPAFTAAKNRARKQINALGLDSGLQLSLPENFEGMVYAMQMEFKNVDEFRTRLNCLTELIDLPDFKNLVDNKL; encoded by the coding sequence ATGACAGCTATAACACTTACTGATATCCCGGTGTCTGAAATTGACCTTTCAGACACCGGGTTTCGCGTTACAGGGCCCCATTATGACATTGAACAGTTAAGGGGATCCATCTCACAGTATGGCATCATGGTTGCGCCCCTGGTGTTGGGCGAACCGGATAAATACAGTGTGGTGTCGGGGTTCAGGCGGATTGAAGCCGCCCGGTATGCTGGATTGTCGCGGATCACCTGCCGTGTTATGCCTGCAGGCAAACAATTTGATGCGGCAATTGCCGCTGTAACCGAAAATGCATTTTCAAGGGAACTGACCGCTTCAGAACTCATTCGGGCCACAGGGCTTTTATTGCGTTTTATGGATGCCAAAGATATCGCAAAAAACGCCACATCACTATTTAACCGTCCAATGAATACGGGCTATATTAAGACCTTGTCGCGCATCCATGCCATGCCTGATTCTGTTCTCAAGCTGTTGGATCAAAATAAAATATCCATTAAGGCGTGTAAAAATCTTGTGTCCATGGATCCAGATATCCAAACTGAGTTCTTACATCTTTTTTCCCGGATCAAAGTATCCTCAGGTATCCAGATGGAAATCATCTCGTGGGCAAAGGAGATATGCGCCCTTGAAAAAATCAGTCTTGAAAGGCTTATTCGGGAAAGCCCTATCGGAACGGATGAGAGCGATGGCTTTGAGGTTGACGTGCATCGGGATATGAGCGCCCTTGGCAAACAGTTCAAGGCGTTTCTTGCCCAACGACGTTTTCCGGCGTTCACGGCAGCTAAAAACCGGGCACGGAAACAAATCAATGCCCTTGGACTGGATTCCGGGCTTCAACTGTCACTTCCTGAAAATTTTGAGGGGATGGTTTATGCCATGCAAATGGAATTTAAAAATGTGGATGAGTTTAGAACGCGTCTCAACTGCCTGACTGAACTTATCGATCTGCCTGACTTTAAAAATCTTGTGGACAACAAACTATGA